The following proteins are co-located in the Frigidibacter mobilis genome:
- a CDS encoding response regulator, producing the protein MRILAVDDDEMILELLSASLGAAGFADLTVACSAAQTLEKIAAVRIPFDCFLLDIQMPEVDGIELCRAIRRNPIYAAAPIIMITAMSQKSYIDRAFAAGATDYVTKPFDPVELGARIRLAARMVESERALTENRSAVATLRAQLERERFVDLNEPISIPDVDAVIDLQALENYLLQLSRSGLFATSIFAFKIAGIETIYAATSPIDFRYLLTDVAEAISTALRAHERFVAYAGNGVYVCVAHGRGALDLEVIEGTANLIVEEMALTNSRGVPLKLHLRIGSPVRVGLVRAGRGAVDALYVAIENAEQQAPKAEDGRAAEHWSQFRLA; encoded by the coding sequence ATGCGCATTCTGGCTGTCGATGACGACGAGATGATTCTGGAGCTGTTGTCGGCAAGTCTGGGCGCGGCGGGCTTTGCCGATCTGACCGTAGCCTGTTCTGCCGCGCAGACGCTGGAGAAGATTGCCGCGGTCCGCATCCCGTTCGACTGCTTTTTGCTGGATATCCAGATGCCCGAGGTCGACGGAATCGAGCTGTGCCGTGCAATCCGGCGCAACCCGATTTATGCTGCCGCGCCGATCATCATGATTACCGCAATGTCGCAAAAGTCCTATATCGACCGCGCATTCGCGGCCGGCGCCACCGACTATGTCACCAAGCCCTTCGACCCGGTCGAGCTTGGCGCTCGGATCAGACTGGCGGCCCGGATGGTTGAAAGCGAACGCGCGCTGACCGAGAACCGATCGGCTGTGGCGACCTTGCGCGCACAACTGGAGCGCGAGCGCTTCGTTGATCTGAACGAGCCGATCTCGATCCCGGATGTGGACGCGGTGATCGACCTGCAGGCACTGGAGAATTACCTGCTGCAATTGTCGCGCAGCGGCCTGTTTGCCACCTCGATCTTTGCCTTCAAGATCGCCGGCATAGAAACGATCTATGCCGCGACTTCACCCATCGACTTCCGCTACCTGCTGACCGATGTGGCAGAGGCCATCTCGACCGCGCTGCGCGCGCATGAACGCTTCGTCGCCTATGCTGGCAACGGGGTCTATGTCTGTGTCGCACATGGCCGCGGCGCGCTTGACCTTGAGGTCATCGAGGGAACTGCGAACCTGATCGTCGAAGAAATGGCGCTGACCAACAGCCGAGGTGTCCCACTGAAACTGCACCTGCGGATCGGCTCGCCGGTGCGGGTCGGGCTGGTGCGGGCAGGGCGTGGCGCGGTCGATGCGCTATATGTCGCCATCGAGAACGCCGAGCAGCAGGCGCCCAAGGCGGAAGACGGCCGAGCGGCCGAGCATTGGAGCCAGTTCAGGCTGGCTTGA
- a CDS encoding SDR family NAD(P)-dependent oxidoreductase, producing the protein MKIDGAAALVTGGGSGLGEATARALAAAGARVALLDFNLEAAAAVAAEIGGIAVKCDVASAASAEAAVAQAAAQHGPARILVNCAGIGPAKKILGKAGTMPLEDFARVIEVNLIGSFNMLRLFAASAAVLEPLESGERGVAINTASIAAYDGQIGQTAYAASKGGVVGLTLPAARELAANAIRVCTIAPGIFETAMLKGLPQAAQDSLGVAVPFPSRLGRPSEYASLVLHILGNEMLNGETIRLDGALRMAPK; encoded by the coding sequence ATGAAGATTGACGGAGCAGCGGCACTGGTCACCGGCGGCGGGTCCGGCCTTGGCGAGGCGACGGCGCGGGCGCTCGCCGCTGCGGGGGCACGCGTCGCGCTGCTGGATTTCAACCTTGAGGCGGCAGCGGCCGTCGCGGCCGAGATCGGCGGGATCGCGGTGAAATGCGATGTCGCCTCCGCCGCCAGTGCCGAAGCGGCGGTTGCACAGGCCGCCGCGCAGCACGGGCCCGCGCGGATCCTGGTCAATTGCGCGGGAATCGGCCCGGCCAAGAAGATACTCGGCAAGGCCGGCACCATGCCGTTGGAAGATTTCGCCCGGGTGATCGAGGTCAACCTGATCGGCAGCTTCAACATGCTGCGGCTGTTCGCCGCCAGCGCCGCGGTGCTGGAGCCACTGGAGAGCGGCGAGCGCGGCGTGGCGATCAACACCGCCTCCATCGCCGCCTATGACGGGCAGATCGGACAAACCGCCTATGCCGCCTCCAAGGGTGGGGTGGTGGGGTTGACGCTGCCCGCCGCGCGGGAGCTGGCCGCAAACGCCATCCGGGTGTGCACCATCGCCCCCGGCATCTTTGAAACCGCGATGCTGAAGGGCCTGCCGCAGGCGGCGCAGGACAGTCTCGGCGTGGCGGTGCCCTTCCCCTCGCGCCTGGGGCGTCCCTCGGAATACGCGTCGCTGGTGCTGCATATCCTAGGCAACGAGATGCTGAACGGCGAGACGATCCGGCTGGACGGCGCGCTGCGCATGGCGCCGAAATAG
- a CDS encoding PAS domain S-box protein, producing the protein MAGPGTGAGSEPRRGGVVSWLVGVVLLTLAYALGGWSGAALAVPPGYATIIWPASGVALAALLLRGRRLWPGVFFGSLLINCHVGGVFDRVFDPADLLLPALIATGAMLQALLATILVRRRFGRPLGLGSRQDVIVLVLILGPLGCLVSASFGTGALWLLGRMEPVSVLQNWQTWWLGDLFGVLIVVPLMLFAPWRQRPPILWRGYPVARMSVMGLLCVSLCLGATFYAWAALSHVLHQRNSAAFTALVDDTSGMLSHRLQSYAHTLDAGSGLLVASGQVGVEQWRRFVAELDIAETLPGLSGLGLIVPVEGGAVPAFEAEASADLGEPFTVHPDTGLPERFVVRQVEPYEANQAALGIDLGFERERRVAAVQARDSGRTIISAPVNLVQNSGAGPGFILLRPVYRGGGVPRTVTARRETFLGWVYAPFAGEPLFRTVIGSNAGRLTLEVEDPGMPAADRQVFSSVPAAHERSQRPGFAERRILRIHGREWHLSYASTPAFDASVARGEPTLVLMVGFALSGLIGTLLSVMLRRAEIVTSLVETKTRELATQEEHTRSIIDTAMVGILLLDAGGRILALNRAAEPIFGAAAAELIGRPLTDLVPIESIARLWLPSAAETAALSPQGRRFRIRRGDSLDVYIELQLNSWRTDDGQSRFTAIIRDITVRQLAEMRLQQAERRLNMALTGAHIAVFDVNLVERTQIVSDNWLTLMGYPPETTASAAEIRRIWEEGVHPDDRALVSEADRACIAGETERSVSQYRVRLPDGSQRWMRSEALVPEREDDGTALRLLGVQIDVTELQGALEALSRSEAQFRSVIELAPVGMALLDRDGRFMRVNEALCRFTGYDEDELCGSLMRDLASPETVTVDPAVMARLLDGSLAVHQSEYAYLRRDGRTVWGLLSISLAGGEPENQAVFIVQIQDITDRKEMEQIKSDFVATVSHELRTPLTSIKGALGLVLGSMAGELPAQAERLLSIGQKNCDRLITLVNDILDLEKISSGQSRFTLVDCDIATLVEQSVAATQPFAAEFAVMLRTGELDAGLRALVDVDRFQQVMANLLSNAAKFSPRGGFVEVGVAREGDRVRVTVTDHGTGIPTDFRDRIFLPFSQADSSSTRAKGGTGLGLNISRQIVERMEGDIGFDSAPGETVFWFSLPLTSTAAPRPERIEAPRRDTARPDHVPVILHVEDDGDFAEVFRSAFGARAEVLGAASLAEARPMLRDRRFDLIVIDWELPDGSGIALLDQIGQLQPSVPVYGLSARDQPAADPRVRRHITKSRARLDKLVADFLKAAA; encoded by the coding sequence TTGGCAGGACCCGGTACCGGGGCGGGTTCCGAGCCGCGCCGCGGTGGCGTGGTCTCTTGGCTCGTTGGGGTTGTGCTGCTGACACTTGCCTATGCGCTTGGCGGATGGAGCGGGGCGGCGCTGGCGGTTCCGCCTGGCTATGCCACGATCATCTGGCCGGCCTCGGGTGTCGCGCTGGCGGCGTTGCTGCTGCGCGGACGCCGGCTGTGGCCCGGGGTGTTCTTCGGGTCGCTGTTGATCAACTGTCATGTCGGCGGAGTGTTCGATCGTGTCTTCGATCCGGCTGACCTGCTGCTTCCGGCGTTGATCGCCACGGGCGCGATGTTGCAGGCGCTGCTGGCCACCATCTTGGTGCGGCGGCGGTTCGGTCGTCCGCTGGGGCTCGGCTCGCGGCAGGACGTGATCGTGCTGGTGCTGATCCTCGGCCCGCTCGGATGCCTGGTCTCGGCCTCGTTCGGGACCGGGGCGCTGTGGCTGCTGGGCCGCATGGAGCCGGTTTCGGTGCTCCAGAACTGGCAGACCTGGTGGCTGGGAGATCTCTTCGGGGTGCTGATCGTGGTGCCGCTGATGCTGTTCGCGCCCTGGCGTCAGCGCCCGCCCATCCTGTGGCGTGGCTATCCGGTCGCGCGGATGAGCGTGATGGGCCTTCTGTGTGTCTCGCTGTGCCTTGGCGCGACCTTCTATGCCTGGGCGGCGCTGAGCCATGTGCTGCATCAGCGCAATTCGGCGGCCTTCACCGCGCTCGTCGATGACACGTCGGGGATGCTGAGCCACCGGCTGCAATCCTATGCCCATACCCTCGACGCGGGCTCCGGGCTGCTGGTTGCCTCGGGGCAGGTAGGGGTGGAGCAGTGGCGGCGCTTCGTGGCCGAGCTCGACATTGCCGAAACGCTGCCGGGGCTGTCGGGTCTGGGGTTGATCGTGCCGGTAGAGGGGGGGGCGGTGCCCGCCTTCGAGGCCGAGGCCAGTGCCGATCTGGGGGAGCCCTTCACGGTGCACCCTGATACCGGCCTGCCGGAACGCTTTGTCGTGCGCCAGGTCGAACCATATGAGGCGAACCAGGCGGCGCTGGGTATCGACCTCGGTTTCGAGCGCGAGCGGCGGGTGGCGGCGGTCCAGGCGCGTGACAGCGGGCGCACCATAATTTCGGCTCCGGTCAATCTGGTACAGAATTCCGGGGCCGGGCCGGGCTTCATCCTGCTGCGCCCCGTCTATCGCGGCGGCGGGGTGCCGCGGACAGTAACGGCACGACGCGAGACCTTTTTGGGCTGGGTTTATGCGCCTTTCGCAGGGGAACCTCTCTTTCGCACGGTGATCGGCTCCAACGCAGGCCGCCTGACCCTCGAAGTCGAGGATCCGGGGATGCCTGCGGCAGACCGTCAGGTGTTCAGCAGTGTGCCGGCGGCGCATGAGCGGTCGCAGAGGCCAGGCTTTGCAGAGCGGCGCATCCTGAGGATCCACGGGCGGGAATGGCATCTGTCCTATGCCAGTACGCCGGCTTTCGATGCCAGCGTGGCGCGCGGCGAGCCGACCCTGGTCCTGATGGTCGGCTTCGCATTGAGCGGGCTGATCGGGACCTTGCTGTCGGTGATGCTGCGGCGGGCCGAGATCGTGACCAGTCTGGTGGAAACCAAGACCCGCGAACTGGCGACGCAAGAAGAGCATACAAGGTCGATCATCGACACGGCGATGGTGGGGATCCTGCTTCTGGATGCAGGCGGACGGATACTGGCGCTGAACCGGGCTGCGGAGCCGATCTTCGGGGCGGCTGCGGCCGAGCTGATCGGGCGGCCGCTGACCGACCTGGTGCCGATCGAGTCGATTGCGCGGCTTTGGCTGCCCTCGGCTGCCGAGACCGCGGCGCTGTCGCCGCAGGGGCGGCGCTTCCGCATCCGCCGCGGCGATAGCCTTGATGTCTATATCGAGCTTCAGTTGAACAGCTGGCGCACCGATGACGGACAAAGCCGGTTCACCGCGATCATCCGCGACATCACCGTGCGCCAATTGGCCGAGATGCGCCTGCAACAGGCCGAGCGTCGGCTGAACATGGCGCTGACTGGCGCCCATATCGCAGTGTTCGACGTGAACCTGGTCGAGCGTACGCAGATCGTGTCGGACAACTGGCTGACGCTGATGGGCTATCCGCCAGAAACGACGGCCTCTGCGGCCGAGATCCGGCGGATATGGGAAGAGGGGGTGCATCCCGATGATCGCGCTCTTGTGTCAGAGGCGGATCGTGCCTGCATTGCCGGAGAGACGGAACGCTCTGTCAGCCAGTACCGGGTCCGGCTGCCTGATGGCAGCCAGCGCTGGATGCGGTCCGAGGCACTGGTGCCCGAACGCGAGGATGACGGCACCGCGCTGCGCCTGTTGGGGGTCCAGATAGATGTGACCGAGCTGCAGGGCGCGCTCGAGGCTCTCAGCCGCAGCGAGGCGCAATTTCGCTCGGTGATAGAACTCGCGCCGGTTGGAATGGCGCTGCTTGACCGCGATGGCCGCTTCATGCGGGTGAATGAGGCGTTGTGCCGGTTCACAGGCTATGACGAGGACGAACTCTGCGGCAGCCTGATGCGCGACCTCGCCTCGCCCGAGACGGTCACGGTCGATCCCGCGGTGATGGCACGGCTTCTGGATGGCTCTCTTGCCGTGCACCAGTCTGAATACGCCTATCTGCGCCGGGATGGCCGGACCGTCTGGGGCCTGCTGAGCATCTCCCTGGCGGGCGGCGAACCCGAGAACCAGGCGGTGTTCATCGTGCAGATCCAGGACATCACCGACCGCAAGGAAATGGAGCAGATCAAGAGCGATTTCGTTGCCACGGTCAGCCATGAGCTGCGCACGCCGCTGACCTCGATCAAGGGCGCGCTCGGGCTGGTGCTGGGGTCTATGGCAGGCGAACTTCCAGCCCAGGCCGAACGTCTGCTGTCGATCGGGCAGAAGAACTGCGACCGTCTAATCACGCTGGTGAACGACATTCTCGACCTTGAAAAGATCTCGTCCGGGCAGTCGCGCTTCACTCTGGTCGATTGCGATATTGCGACGCTGGTAGAGCAGAGCGTGGCGGCGACGCAGCCCTTTGCCGCCGAATTTGCGGTGATGCTGCGCACTGGCGAGCTCGATGCCGGGCTGCGGGCCCTGGTTGATGTGGACCGCTTCCAGCAGGTGATGGCGAACCTGCTGTCGAATGCCGCCAAATTCTCGCCCCGGGGCGGTTTCGTCGAGGTGGGCGTGGCCCGCGAGGGGGATCGGGTGCGGGTGACAGTCACCGACCACGGCACCGGGATCCCGACCGATTTCCGCGACCGGATCTTCCTGCCGTTCTCGCAGGCCGACAGTTCCTCGACCCGCGCCAAGGGGGGCACCGGGCTTGGCCTGAACATCTCGCGCCAGATCGTCGAGCGGATGGAGGGCGATATCGGGTTCGACAGTGCGCCTGGCGAGACTGTGTTCTGGTTCTCGCTGCCGCTGACAAGTACGGCGGCACCCCGGCCAGAGCGGATCGAGGCGCCCCGCAGGGATACAGCACGCCCCGACCATGTTCCGGTGATCCTGCATGTCGAGGATGACGGCGATTTCGCTGAGGTGTTCCGGTCGGCCTTTGGGGCCCGGGCCGAGGTGCTGGGAGCCGCAAGCCTTGCAGAGGCGCGCCCGATGCTGCGGGACCGCCGCTTCGATCTGATCGTGATCGACTGGGAGCTGCCCGATGGCAGCGGCATCGCGCTTCTGGACCAGATCGGCCAGTTGCAACCCTCGGTGCCGGTCTATGGCCTGAGCGCGCGCGACCAGCCGGCAGCCGATCCGCGGGTGCGGCGCCACATCACCAAATCGCGGGCACGCCTGGACAAACTGGTCGCGGACTTCCTCAAGGCGGCTGCCTGA
- a CDS encoding PAS domain-containing sensor histidine kinase — protein sequence MPLALIGLGLLAASLIAVVLRNKRRYAILYSQMERYRDAVNEHCMVNVTDAAGRITSVNDRFLRITGLTRDAALGNRVDQLAPLTPVPGRTERINAHLSDGKSWSGETAWQQADGKLCWTHSTLVPVVNRRGRLVETFAIRTDITAVKMADAETQLRATLDLLQDEVWMFSPEDLRFIYLNRKAMTRLGWDGQCYEDRTLADVGWLADLRHIGRDLKRLTSGQESALTYEVQDREDRTLEITLQLVAPAGNPARYVAVLRDITERQAAARAKSQFVAMVSHELRTPLTSIKGGLGLLTMTAAAEMSERSRSILTIAQRNTDRLIVLINDILDLEKIDAGMMDFRMEHIDLTGVICEAIEMNGSYGAQFGVQFAGIGLDRPVMVDCSPERLLQVLTNLMSNAAKFSKPGDTVQVGLSDLGSKVRIFVKDYGAGIPLEAQPRILERFTQADSSDRRKVGGSGLGLSIVKAIVERHGAEIRFDSRPGQGSEFYFDLERRSERNVA from the coding sequence ATGCCATTGGCCCTGATCGGGCTCGGCCTTCTGGCTGCCAGCCTGATCGCGGTGGTTCTGCGTAACAAGCGCCGCTACGCCATCCTGTACAGTCAGATGGAGCGGTACCGCGACGCGGTGAACGAGCATTGCATGGTGAACGTCACCGATGCTGCAGGGCGGATCACCAGCGTGAACGACAGGTTCCTGCGTATCACCGGCCTGACCCGCGACGCCGCGCTGGGCAACCGGGTCGACCAGCTTGCCCCCTTGACGCCGGTGCCTGGCAGGACCGAACGGATCAATGCGCATCTGTCCGATGGCAAGTCGTGGTCGGGCGAGACGGCATGGCAGCAGGCCGACGGCAAGCTGTGCTGGACCCATTCTACCCTGGTGCCGGTGGTCAACCGCCGCGGCCGCCTGGTCGAGACCTTTGCTATCCGTACCGATATCACTGCCGTGAAGATGGCCGATGCCGAAACCCAGCTGCGCGCGACGCTGGATCTGTTGCAAGACGAGGTCTGGATGTTCTCGCCTGAGGATCTGCGCTTCATATATCTCAACCGCAAGGCCATGACCCGGTTGGGCTGGGACGGGCAGTGCTACGAGGACCGCACACTGGCCGATGTCGGCTGGCTGGCCGATCTGCGGCATATCGGCCGTGATCTCAAGCGGCTGACCAGTGGCCAGGAGTCCGCGCTGACCTATGAGGTGCAGGACCGCGAGGACCGCACGCTGGAGATCACCCTTCAACTGGTCGCCCCTGCGGGCAACCCGGCGCGCTATGTTGCCGTGCTGCGCGACATCACCGAGCGGCAGGCCGCGGCGCGGGCGAAATCGCAATTCGTGGCGATGGTCAGCCATGAACTGCGCACGCCGCTGACCTCGATCAAGGGTGGGCTGGGGCTGCTGACGATGACCGCGGCGGCCGAGATGTCGGAACGCTCGCGCTCGATCCTGACCATCGCGCAGCGAAACACCGACCGGCTGATCGTGCTGATTAACGACATTCTGGACCTCGAGAAGATCGACGCGGGCATGATGGATTTCCGCATGGAACACATCGACCTGACCGGGGTGATCTGCGAGGCCATCGAGATGAACGGCAGTTATGGCGCGCAGTTCGGGGTGCAATTCGCCGGCATTGGGCTGGATCGCCCGGTCATGGTCGATTGCAGCCCGGAACGGCTGCTGCAGGTGCTGACGAACCTGATGTCGAACGCCGCGAAATTCTCCAAGCCGGGCGATACCGTCCAGGTCGGGCTGTCCGACCTTGGCAGCAAGGTGCGGATCTTCGTCAAGGATTACGGCGCCGGTATTCCTCTGGAAGCCCAGCCGCGCATCCTGGAGCGCTTCACGCAGGCCGACAGCTCCGACCGGCGCAAGGTCGGAGGCTCTGGCCTCGGGCTCAGCATCGTGAAGGCAATTGTCGAACGCCACGGCGCCGAGATCCGCTTTGACAGCCGCCCGGGGCAGGGCAGCGAGTTCTACTTCGACCTCGAGCGGCGCAGCGAGCGCAATGTCGCCTGA
- a CDS encoding protein-glutamate methylesterase/protein-glutamine glutaminase — MTPPTRVLIVDDSSTIRNLIRRRLDGDPRIIVVGEASDPFDAREKIKSLSPDVLTLDVEMPRMNGLEFLERLMRLRPMPVVMISTETHRGSAAAIEALALGAIECIGKPAADRLPEGFLHLADLLVVAARARVREPGPRTIASPPGDFRWNGRFVLIGSSTGGVDALETVLKGFPQDCPPTLITQHMPEGFLASFAQRLAPRIAPKLSLAADGAPLLPGQVYLAPGGESHLVMTAGDPPRCQLVSGPKRSGHRPSVDMLFESASPLAARCVAVILTGMGRDGADGMAVLRAGGARTFAQDEATSVVFGMPRVALEIGAAERAVPLSRIAGEILGLAGKDAAVRERTLR; from the coding sequence ATGACACCGCCGACCCGCGTGCTGATCGTTGATGACAGTTCGACGATCCGCAACCTGATCCGCCGCCGGCTGGATGGCGATCCGCGTATCATCGTGGTGGGGGAGGCGTCGGACCCCTTTGACGCGCGTGAAAAGATCAAGTCGCTGAGCCCCGACGTGTTGACACTCGATGTCGAGATGCCGCGGATGAATGGGCTTGAGTTCCTGGAGCGGCTGATGCGGCTCAGGCCGATGCCCGTAGTGATGATCTCGACCGAAACCCATCGCGGGTCGGCGGCGGCCATCGAGGCGCTGGCGCTCGGTGCCATCGAATGCATCGGCAAGCCCGCGGCCGACCGCCTGCCAGAGGGCTTCTTGCACCTTGCCGATCTGCTGGTGGTGGCGGCGCGGGCGCGGGTGCGCGAGCCCGGGCCACGGACCATCGCCTCCCCGCCGGGGGATTTCCGCTGGAACGGTCGTTTCGTTCTGATCGGCTCATCGACCGGCGGTGTCGACGCACTGGAAACCGTGCTGAAGGGCTTTCCGCAGGATTGCCCGCCGACGCTCATCACCCAGCATATGCCCGAAGGCTTCCTGGCCAGTTTTGCCCAGCGTCTGGCGCCCCGGATCGCGCCGAAACTCTCGCTGGCCGCGGACGGGGCGCCGTTGCTGCCGGGTCAGGTCTATCTGGCACCCGGCGGCGAGTCGCATCTGGTGATGACCGCCGGCGATCCGCCGCGCTGCCAGCTTGTTTCGGGGCCCAAGCGCAGCGGCCATCGCCCCTCGGTCGACATGCTGTTCGAAAGCGCCAGCCCGCTTGCTGCCCGCTGCGTGGCGGTGATCCTGACCGGAATGGGCCGCGACGGGGCTGACGGCATGGCTGTGCTGCGCGCGGGCGGAGCCCGCACCTTCGCCCAAGATGAGGCGACCTCGGTGGTGTTCGGAATGCCCCGCGTCGCGCTCGAGATCGGCGCAGCCGAGCGGGCTGTCCCCCTGAGCCGGATTGCGGGGGAAATCCTTGGCCTCGCCGGCAAGGATGCTGCGGTGCGGGAAAGGACGTTGCGATGA
- a CDS encoding chemotaxis protein CheD: MTHASHHGAADRPRHITQGEYAVGDGTHTSISTILGSCVATCLYDPGSGLGGMNHFLLPEGTGSGAPAASFGINAMELLINALIKAGAQRSGLQAKVFGGARMIAGLSDVGARNGEFVLDFLRREGITCTGQSLGGTQARRVQFWPAEGRARQKLLGEALVVETLPAAKSGNEVELF, translated from the coding sequence ATGACCCATGCCTCACATCATGGTGCTGCGGATCGTCCACGCCATATCACCCAGGGCGAATACGCGGTGGGGGACGGCACCCATACGTCGATCAGCACCATCCTCGGCTCCTGCGTCGCAACCTGTCTCTATGATCCCGGCAGCGGACTTGGGGGGATGAATCACTTCCTGCTGCCCGAGGGCACAGGATCGGGTGCGCCGGCGGCAAGCTTTGGCATCAATGCGATGGAGCTGCTGATAAACGCCCTCATCAAGGCCGGTGCGCAGCGCTCGGGGCTCCAGGCCAAGGTTTTTGGCGGCGCGCGGATGATTGCCGGCCTCTCGGATGTTGGCGCACGCAATGGGGAGTTCGTGCTGGATTTTCTGCGGCGCGAGGGGATCACCTGCACCGGTCAAAGCCTTGGGGGCACCCAGGCCCGCCGGGTGCAATTCTGGCCCGCCGAGGGCCGCGCCCGCCAAAAACTGCTGGGCGAGGCGCTGGTGGTCGAAACCCTGCCCGCCGCCAAGTCCGGCAACGAGGTGGAACTGTTCTGA
- a CDS encoding response regulator: MTQLRKILHVEDDADIQEIAAIALEAVGGFEIVQFTSGAEAIAAAPAHAPDLFLLDVMMPGLGGEETLLALRALPGLGEVPAIFMTAKALEADVRALRSLGALGVITKPFDPMSLADEIKALWRASGRT; the protein is encoded by the coding sequence ATGACCCAGCTTCGCAAGATCCTTCACGTCGAAGACGATGCCGACATCCAGGAGATTGCCGCCATCGCGCTTGAAGCTGTGGGCGGGTTCGAGATCGTGCAGTTCACCTCGGGCGCCGAGGCGATTGCTGCGGCTCCGGCCCATGCGCCGGACCTGTTCTTGCTGGATGTGATGATGCCCGGGCTTGGCGGCGAGGAAACGCTGCTGGCGCTGCGGGCGCTGCCGGGGCTGGGTGAGGTGCCGGCGATCTTCATGACCGCCAAGGCGCTGGAGGCGGATGTGCGGGCGCTGCGCAGCCTCGGGGCACTTGGCGTGATTACCAAGCCTTTCGATCCGATGAGCCTTGCCGACGAGATCAAGGCGCTGTGGCGCGCGTCGGGACGAACTTGA